The following are encoded together in the Daucus carota subsp. sativus chromosome 5, DH1 v3.0, whole genome shotgun sequence genome:
- the LOC108220073 gene encoding uncharacterized protein LOC108220073 has translation MLGALCIRPKPWLFSFLSLTSSTQHRLIQSPLKLFTTNTENCRRHNHSTACRIGCYRGGGAASIWHAILPAGGNYIRPPAFHEQKGEGSWNVAWDDRPARWLHRPDSAWLLFGVCGCIGGAREAVDSTSDANNLSLCLNLDAEEEKSEDSVVCSEEKVNYRVTGVPADGRCLFRAIAHVTCLRNGEEAPDENRQRDLADDLRAEVVAELLRRRKETEWFIEGDFDTYVERIQRPYVWGGEPELLMASHVLKTKISVFMLDRSSDSLINIANYGEEYQKSDEIPIKLLFHGYGHYDIVEVPNNN, from the exons ATGCTCGGAGCACTTTGTATTCGTCCCAAGCCGTGGCTCTTCTCCTTCTTATCTCTCACTTCATCTACACAACACCGCCTTATTCAAAGTCCACTCAAGCTATTCACTACCAATACCGAGAATTGTCGGCGCCACAATCACTCAACTGCTTGTCGAATCGGATGTTATCGCGGAGGCGGCGCTGCTTCGATATGGCACGCTATTCTCCCTGCGGGAGGGAATTATATTCGGCCGCCTGCTTTTCATGAACAGAAAGGCGAAGGATCGTGGAATGTTGCCTGGGATGATAGGCCTGCCCGGTGGCTCCACAGGCCTGATTCGGCTTGGTTGCTTTTCGGAGTTTGCGGTTGTATTGGTGGAGCTCGTGAGGCGGTTGATTCGACTAGTGATGCGAATAATTTGAGTTTATGTTTGAATTTGGATGCGGAGGAGGAGAAATCTGAGGATTCCGTTGTTTGTAGTGAGGAGAAGGTTAATTACAGAGTCACAG GGGTGCCAGCAGATGGGCGATGCCTGTTTAGAGCAATAGCTCATGTGACTTGCTTGAGAAATGGAGAGGAAGCTCCTGATGAGAATCGTCAGAGAGATCTTGCTGATGATTTACGAGCTGAA GTGGTTGCTGAGCTTTTAAGGAGGCGTAAAGAAACAGAGTG GTTCATTGAAGGGGATTTTGATACCTATGTGGAGAGGATTCAACGGCCCTATGTTTGGGGTGGAGAGCCAGAGCTTCTGATGGCCTCTCATGTACTCAA GACAAAAATTTCTGTTTTCATGTTAGATAGGAGTTCAGACAGTTTGATCAATATAGCAAACTATGGAGAGGAGTATCAGAAGTCCGATGAGATTCCTATCAAATTGCTATTCCATGGTTACGGTCACTATGATATAGTGGAGGTTCCAAATAACAACTAG
- the LOC108220454 gene encoding glucomannan 4-beta-mannosyltransferase 9, whose product MEINSETFVLQSSTRAGVLGQVGMLWDLAKAPLIVPVLRLMVNVCLAMSVMLFVERVYMGIVKLFIQVLRRTPKKKFKWEAMKEDLELGSLAYPMVLVQIPMYNEKEVYQLSIGAACGLSWPSDRIIIQVLDDSTDPAIKEMVELECKRWANKGINIKYEIRENRTGYKAGALREGLKHGYVNQCDFVAIFDADFQPEPDFLWRTIPFFVHNPDIALVQARWIFVNADECLMTRMQEMSLDYHFIVEQEVGSHTYAFFGFNGTAGVWRIAALNEAGGWKDRTTVEDMDLAVRATLKGWKFVYAGDVQVKSELPSTFKAFRYQQHRWSCGPANLFRKMAVEILTNKKVTLWKKLYVLYSFFFVRKIVGHIVTFSFYCVVLPMTVLVPEVEVPIWGAIYIPSVITILNSVGTPRSLHLVIIWILFENVMSLHRTKATIIGLLEIGRVNEWVVTEKLGDSFKMKTSGVKHLKKFFQFNPKFWGRFNRLEIITGMFLFSCGWYDYYYGKNNYFIYLFVQSMAFFVVGLGYVGTFVPN is encoded by the exons ATGGAGATCAATTCTGAGACTTTTGTTCTTCAAAGCAGCACCCGGGCTGGCGTTTTAGGCCAGGTTGGGATGCTTTGGGACCTGGCAAAGGCGCCGCTGATCGTGCCTGTGCTGAGACTGATGGTGAATGTGTGTCTGGCAATGTCTGTGATGTTGTTTGTGGAGAGGGTTTATATGGGAATTGTGAAGCTGTTTATTCAGGTGCTGCGTCGAACACCCAAAAAGAAGTTCAAGTGGGAGGCCATGAAGGAGGATCTTGAGTTGGGGAGTTTGGCTTATCCTATGGTGTTAGTGCAGATACCCATGTATAATGAAAAAGAG GTGTATCAGCTGTCAATTGGTGCAGCATGTGGACTTTCTTGGCCATCTGATAGAATTATAATTCAGGTTCTTGATGATTCAACTGATCCAGCTATTAAG GAGATGGTGGAGCTAGAATGCAAGAGATGGGCAAACAAAGGAATCAACATAAAATATGAGATCAGAGAAAACAGAACTGGCTACAAAGCAGGGGCCCTCAGAGAAGGATTGAAGCATGGCTATGTGAACCAATGTGACTTTGTTGCCATCTTTGATGCTGATTTCCAGCCTGAGCCTGATTTCTTGTGGCGCACCATTCCTTTCTTTGTCCACAACCCCGATATCGCCCTTGTTCAAGCTCGTTGGATATTCG TCAATGCAGATGAGTGCTTGATGACAAGAATGCAGGAGATGTCTCTGGATTATCACTTCATTGTTGAGCAAGAAGTCGGTTCCCACACATATGCATTTTTTGGCTTCAATg GAACTGCTGGTGTGTGGAGAATTGCAGCACTTAATGAAGCAGGAGGTTGGAAGGACAGAACAACTGTTGAGGACATGGATTTAGCTGTCCGCGCTACACTCAAAGGATGGAAATTTGTTTATGCCGGAGATGTTCAG GTTAAAAGTGAACTTCCGAGTACTTTCAAGGCATTCCGCTATCAACAACATAGATGGTCTTGCGGTCCTGCTAATCTCTTCAGGAAAATGGCTGTTGAAATCTTAACAAACAAG AAAGTGACCTTGTGGAAGAAATTATATGTGCTTTATAGTTTCTTCTTTGTAAGGAAGATCGTGGGCCACATCGTCACATTCAGCTTCTACTGTGTCGTCTTGCCAATGACTGTTTTGGTTCCTGAAGTTGAAGTTCCTATATGGGGAGCTATTTATATTCCTTCAGTTATTACCATTCTCAATTCTGTTGGTACTCCAAG GTCACTGCATCTGGTGATTATCTGGATACTTTTTGAAAATGTTATGTCTTTGCACCGGACAAAAGCTACTATCATCGGCTTGTTGGAGATCGGGAGAGTCAATGAGTGGGTTGTCACTGAAAAACTAGGAGATTCTTTCAAAATGAAGACTTCTGGTGTTAAACATTTAAAGAAATTCTTCCAATTCAACCCAAAATTTTGGGGAAG GTTTAACAGGCTAGAGATTATTACTGGGATGTTTCTGTTCTCTTGTGGATGGTATGATTATTACTATGGGAAGAACAATTACTTCATCTACCTCTTCGTTCAATCAATGGCGTTCTTTGTTGTCGGGTTGGGATATGTTGGCACATTTGTCCCCAACTAG